In Equus caballus isolate H_3958 breed thoroughbred chromosome 7, TB-T2T, whole genome shotgun sequence, one DNA window encodes the following:
- the LOC100066639 gene encoding C-type lectin domain family 4 member G isoform X2: protein MDTATLTKWDSGLEEVPGGSWGRWGWRLLFVAVSLMIAAVLWALILSILLSKASTERRALLGHQDLLRTNASEQNAVLAAFKEEVSSCNSCCQETQAQLQTARTELGEAREKLFQQESDLKELSERVTQGLAEAGRDREDIRTELLRALEAARFGNSSCEQCPASWLPFRGSCYFFSIPPASWVEAQRSCASAGAHLVIVNDLDEQDFLSRNVRGRGYWLGLRAVRHAEKIQGYQWIDGVPLSFSHWNQGEPNDAQGREDCVMMLRTGMWNDARCEDKERDSWICEKRQIC from the exons ATGGACACTGCCACGCTCACCAAGTGGGACAGCGGTCTCGAGGAGGTCCCAGGAG GGTCCTGGGGACGCTGGGGATGGAGGCTTCTCTTCGTAGCCGTGTCGCTTATGATCGCCGCCGTCTTGTGGGCCCTTATTCTGAGCATCCTGCTTTCTAAGG CCTCCACAGAGCGCAGGGCGCTGCTCGGCCACCAGGACCTGCTGAGGACAAATG CCTCGGAGCAGAACGCGGTGCTGGCTGCCTTCAAGGAGGAGGTCTCGTCCTGCAACAGCTGCT GCCAGGAGACGCAGGCGCAGCTGCAGACCGCTCGCACCGAGCTTGGGGAGGCGCGGGAAAAGCTGTTCCAGCAGGAGAGCGACCTGAAAGAACTCAGCGAGCGCG TGACCCAGGGCTTGGCTGAAGCGGGTAGAGACCGCGAGGACATCCGCACGGAGCTGTTGCGGGCGCTGGAGGCGGCCCGTTTCGGGAACA GCTCCTGCGAGCAGTGCCCCGCGTCGTGGCTGCCCTTCCGTGGCTCCTGCTACTTTTTCTCCATTCCACCTGCCTCGTGGGTCGAGGCGCAGCGCAGCTGCGCCAGCGCTGGCGCGCACCTGGTGATCGTGAATGACTTGGACGAGCAG gaCTTTCTGAGTCGGAATGTGAGAGGTCGAGGGTACTGGCTGGGTCTGAGGGCGGTGCGCCACGCCGAGAAGATCCAGGGCTACCAGTGGATCGACGGAGTCCCGCTCAGCTTCAG CCACTGGAACCAGGGGGAGCCCAATGACGCTCAGGGGCGCGAGGACTGCGTCATGATGCTGCGCACGGGGATGTGGAACGACGCACGGTgtgaagacaaggagagagacagcTGGATCTGTGAGAAGAGGCAAATCTGCTGA
- the LOC111774201 gene encoding putative adhesion G protein-coupled receptor E4P, whose protein sequence is MGSKCLPLLSALGVLLALSGADAKNSGAFCPPCPENASCYNSTHCACKDGFHSTAGRRYVTESSEKCEDIDECNTGLAKCKKKSYCRNTIGSYYCSCVPNYPLFNWVAGFIKLNHPDCYEDAHNAKPSASIWFQ, encoded by the exons ATGGGAAGCAAGTGCCTGCCGCTGCTCTCAG CTCTCGGTGTCCTGCTGGCTCTGTCAGGAGCAGATGCAAAGAATTCTGGAG CTTTCTGTCCTCCATGCCCTGAAAATGCCAGCTGCTACAATAGCACCCACTGTGCTTGTAAAGATGGATTTCATTCCACGGCTGGGAGGAGATACGTCACCGAGTCCTCTGAGAAATGTGAAG ATATTGATGAGTGTAATACTGGGCTGGCAAAGTGCAAGAAGAAATCATATTGCAGAAATACAATTGGAAGTTACTACTGCAGCTGTGTCCCGAATTATCCTCTCTTCAACTGGGTGGCCGGTTTCATTAAATTGAATCATCCAGACTGTTATG agGATGCCCATAATGCGAAACCATCGGCGTCCATTTGG TTTCAGTAG
- the LOC100066639 gene encoding C-type lectin domain family 4 member G isoform X1: MDTATLTKWDSGLEEVPGGSWGRWGWRLLFVAVSLMIAAVLWALILSILLSKASTERRALLGHQDLLRTNASEQNAVLAAFKEEVSSCNSCCQETQAQLQTARTELGEAREKLFQQESDLKELSERVTQGLAEAGRDREDIRTELLRALEAARFGNSSCEQCPASWLPFRGSCYFFSIPPASWVEAQRSCASAGAHLVIVNDLDEQDFLSRNVRGRGYWLGLRAVRHAEKIQGYQWIDGVPLSFSTHAKPLHHCSHWNQGEPNDAQGREDCVMMLRTGMWNDARCEDKERDSWICEKRQIC, encoded by the exons ATGGACACTGCCACGCTCACCAAGTGGGACAGCGGTCTCGAGGAGGTCCCAGGAG GGTCCTGGGGACGCTGGGGATGGAGGCTTCTCTTCGTAGCCGTGTCGCTTATGATCGCCGCCGTCTTGTGGGCCCTTATTCTGAGCATCCTGCTTTCTAAGG CCTCCACAGAGCGCAGGGCGCTGCTCGGCCACCAGGACCTGCTGAGGACAAATG CCTCGGAGCAGAACGCGGTGCTGGCTGCCTTCAAGGAGGAGGTCTCGTCCTGCAACAGCTGCT GCCAGGAGACGCAGGCGCAGCTGCAGACCGCTCGCACCGAGCTTGGGGAGGCGCGGGAAAAGCTGTTCCAGCAGGAGAGCGACCTGAAAGAACTCAGCGAGCGCG TGACCCAGGGCTTGGCTGAAGCGGGTAGAGACCGCGAGGACATCCGCACGGAGCTGTTGCGGGCGCTGGAGGCGGCCCGTTTCGGGAACA GCTCCTGCGAGCAGTGCCCCGCGTCGTGGCTGCCCTTCCGTGGCTCCTGCTACTTTTTCTCCATTCCACCTGCCTCGTGGGTCGAGGCGCAGCGCAGCTGCGCCAGCGCTGGCGCGCACCTGGTGATCGTGAATGACTTGGACGAGCAG gaCTTTCTGAGTCGGAATGTGAGAGGTCGAGGGTACTGGCTGGGTCTGAGGGCGGTGCGCCACGCCGAGAAGATCCAGGGCTACCAGTGGATCGACGGAGTCCCGCTCAGCTTCAG CACCCATGCCAAACCACTGCACCACTGCAGCCACTGGAACCAGGGGGAGCCCAATGACGCTCAGGGGCGCGAGGACTGCGTCATGATGCTGCGCACGGGGATGTGGAACGACGCACGGTgtgaagacaaggagagagacagcTGGATCTGTGAGAAGAGGCAAATCTGCTGA